One window of the Rhodococcus sovatensis genome contains the following:
- a CDS encoding RNA polymerase sigma factor — translation MSESELIAACRLGDHRAFADLVGRYRNNAWHVCLQITGNTHDAEDAFQDTVTAAWQNLHRFRGEARFNTWLHRIAVNAALAVVRRRKPTASLDDDTTDEPGIDLGHDQPRIDDRIATASVVHQALNELPEDFRVAIVLAEFADLPYADIAEHQGVSVATVKTRIHRARKQLAVLLGPRTDVH, via the coding sequence ATGAGCGAGTCAGAGCTGATCGCGGCATGCCGTCTAGGTGACCACCGCGCATTCGCCGACCTCGTCGGCCGATACCGCAACAACGCGTGGCATGTCTGCCTGCAGATCACCGGCAACACTCACGACGCCGAAGACGCGTTCCAGGACACCGTCACTGCCGCCTGGCAGAATCTGCACAGGTTTCGCGGCGAGGCACGCTTCAACACCTGGCTGCACCGCATCGCGGTCAATGCAGCCCTCGCTGTCGTACGACGCCGAAAGCCCACCGCGAGCCTCGACGACGACACCACCGACGAGCCTGGCATCGACCTCGGCCATGATCAGCCTCGAATCGACGACCGGATCGCGACCGCATCGGTCGTCCATCAGGCCTTGAACGAGCTGCCCGAGGATTTTCGCGTCGCGATCGTGCTCGCCGAGTTCGCCGACCTGCCCTACGCCGATATCGCCGAACATCAAGGTGTGTCGGTGGCAACGGTCAAGACCCGCATCCACCGTGCACGTAAACAGCTCGCAGTCCTGCTCGGTCCCCGCACCGACGTCCACTGA
- a CDS encoding C39 family peptidase yields MHEFDPTAMWPSDAADDVADGCVAEQATADYSDDSMAVAELIGASAGPHHEDQYQPEPVYTRPEPGAASAADSLATGNPALDIDLSDIDLSDTSGADSDSTEGASTPPGDADAVHGNPAQWTINWFYQQFDGYCGPAVVGQLVAEYTEADISDPRHLVDRAVELGLMAGDDPAGGMTLPDIEILLEDQGVPATISSGSLDDLRAALDNGQGVVAMVDSGEIWKPEHEGVEDNRPDHVLVVAGIDDARGVVILSDPGVPNGNQLEVPIEQFEQAWADSGNQMLVADDSDPDLVPADSDSTTTTPPVSDTRTARTTVISLRS; encoded by the coding sequence ATGCACGAGTTCGATCCGACCGCGATGTGGCCGTCCGATGCGGCAGATGATGTCGCCGACGGGTGTGTCGCAGAGCAGGCCACCGCGGACTACTCCGACGACAGCATGGCAGTCGCCGAGTTGATCGGCGCATCGGCCGGCCCCCATCACGAAGACCAGTACCAACCCGAACCCGTCTACACACGCCCCGAGCCGGGTGCAGCCTCCGCGGCCGACTCCCTGGCAACGGGCAACCCTGCACTCGATATAGACCTGTCCGACATAGATCTCTCCGACACCTCAGGCGCCGATTCCGACAGCACCGAAGGTGCTTCTACGCCACCTGGTGACGCCGACGCAGTGCACGGAAACCCCGCGCAGTGGACGATCAACTGGTTCTACCAACAGTTCGACGGATACTGCGGCCCCGCGGTCGTCGGACAACTCGTCGCCGAATACACCGAGGCCGACATCAGCGACCCCCGACATCTCGTCGACCGCGCAGTCGAGTTGGGCCTGATGGCCGGTGATGATCCTGCCGGCGGAATGACACTGCCCGACATCGAGATCCTTCTCGAAGATCAGGGCGTGCCCGCCACCATCAGTTCCGGGTCCCTCGACGATCTCCGCGCAGCCCTCGACAACGGGCAGGGCGTCGTCGCGATGGTCGACTCCGGCGAAATCTGGAAACCCGAGCACGAAGGCGTCGAGGACAACCGCCCCGACCATGTCCTGGTCGTCGCCGGCATCGACGACGCACGCGGCGTCGTCATTCTCTCCGACCCCGGCGTGCCGAACGGCAATCAGCTCGAAGTTCCGATCGAGCAGTTCGAGCAAGCCTGGGCTGACTCCGGTAATCAGATGCTCGTGGCCGACGATTCGGATCCCGACTTGGTGCCGGCCGACAGCGACTCGACCACCACGACACCGCCCGTGTCCGACACGCGGACGGCCAGAACGACGGTCATCTCGCTACGCTCGTGA